Proteins encoded in a region of the Nocardioides aromaticivorans genome:
- a CDS encoding type II toxin-antitoxin system RelE family toxin — MSQAYEVRLASPARRDLRSVPPRIVPAIVEFLYGELARNPKRVGKALERELEGYWSARRGPYRIIYRIDDDQLIVLVVNVDHRADVYRPR; from the coding sequence GTGAGTCAGGCCTACGAGGTCCGCCTCGCCTCGCCGGCGCGACGCGACCTGCGCAGCGTGCCGCCGCGCATCGTACCTGCGATCGTGGAGTTCCTTTACGGCGAGCTCGCGCGGAACCCTAAGCGCGTCGGCAAGGCGCTCGAGCGTGAGCTCGAGGGCTACTGGTCGGCCCGGCGTGGCCCATACCGGATCATCTATCGCATCGACGACGACCAGCTCATCGTGCTGGTCGTCAACGTCGACCACCGCGCGGACGTGTACCGCCCGCGCTGA
- a CDS encoding type II toxin-antitoxin system Phd/YefM family antitoxin: MQTLPISKVKDKLNEFVEAVSLTREQVTITKNGSPAAVLVGADEWESLQETLFWLSRPKTLDDIAEAEREYAEGKTIREDEIRSEFNVPRRPTA; encoded by the coding sequence ATGCAGACGCTACCGATCTCAAAGGTCAAGGACAAGCTCAACGAGTTCGTCGAGGCCGTCTCGTTGACCCGTGAGCAGGTCACGATCACCAAGAACGGCTCGCCCGCCGCGGTGCTCGTCGGCGCCGACGAGTGGGAGTCGCTCCAGGAAACCCTGTTCTGGCTCTCGCGCCCAAAGACCCTCGACGACATCGCCGAGGCCGAGCGTGAGTACGCTGAAGGCAAGACGATCCGCGAGGACGAGATCCGCTCCGAGTTCAACGTTCCGCGCCGCCCCACCGCCTGA
- a CDS encoding winged helix-turn-helix domain-containing protein, translated as MARYREIYDDLRGRVLSGEFPVGERLPSIADLQEHYDVPGLNTIRQAQQLLVDDGLVETRQGVGAFVISDEPTGREVDLVAELRAARAAIDRALAALARAESGDGR; from the coding sequence ATGGCTCGCTACCGAGAGATCTACGACGACCTGCGTGGGCGTGTTCTGTCCGGTGAGTTCCCGGTCGGCGAACGGCTCCCGTCGATCGCCGACCTGCAGGAGCACTACGACGTGCCTGGGCTCAACACGATCCGCCAGGCGCAGCAGCTGCTCGTCGATGACGGCTTGGTCGAGACCCGCCAAGGTGTCGGCGCGTTCGTGATCAGCGACGAGCCGACGGGCCGCGAGGTCGACCTTGTGGCCGAGCTCCGTGCTGCCCGGGCTGCGATTGACCGGGCGTTGGCTGCCCTCGCTCGCGCCGAATCAGGCGACGGGCGATGA